A genome region from Candidatus Zixiibacteriota bacterium includes the following:
- a CDS encoding deoxyribonuclease IV, translating to MAVKKNDPLIGAHMSASGGVHKAIEMADAVDCTALQIFTKNNNQWRAKPLTDDDVEKFFNARKASPIRAYVGHVGYLINVASPRDEIYKKSVDSLTEEIERGDRLGLSDVVMHPGAHLKEGEEYAIKKIADSLNRIIDLTPDITTRFALETTAGQGTNVGYKFEQIAAMIDLVENKARLSVCFDTCHTFAAGYELRTKKDWDATFKAFDDTIGLDYLKVFHVNDSKREFGSRVDRHEQLGQGELGLEPFKFLMQDKRFVDVPKILETPKLDDQEGNDRRNLDILRSFAK from the coding sequence ATGGCTGTTAAGAAGAATGATCCGCTGATCGGTGCACACATGTCGGCGTCGGGTGGCGTGCACAAGGCGATCGAGATGGCCGATGCTGTCGATTGCACCGCGCTTCAGATTTTTACGAAGAACAACAACCAGTGGCGTGCAAAGCCGCTGACCGATGATGATGTCGAGAAGTTCTTCAACGCACGAAAGGCCTCGCCAATACGGGCCTATGTCGGGCATGTCGGGTATTTGATTAATGTCGCATCCCCTAGGGATGAGATATATAAGAAGTCGGTCGATTCGCTCACGGAAGAAATCGAACGGGGGGATCGTCTCGGATTGTCGGATGTTGTCATGCATCCGGGAGCTCACTTGAAAGAGGGCGAAGAATATGCTATCAAGAAGATTGCAGATTCGCTGAACCGCATCATAGATTTAACTCCCGACATCACAACTCGATTTGCGCTCGAAACAACCGCCGGGCAGGGAACCAATGTCGGCTACAAATTCGAGCAGATCGCCGCGATGATAGACCTTGTAGAGAACAAAGCTCGTTTGTCGGTCTGCTTTGATACGTGTCACACATTCGCTGCAGGCTATGAGCTTCGCACGAAGAAGGATTGGGATGCGACTTTCAAGGCGTTCGATGATACAATCGGACTCGACTATCTCAAAGTGTTCCATGTAAATGACTCAAAGAGAGAGTTCGGATCGAGAGTCGACAGGCATGAGCAGCTCGGACAGGGGGAGCTTGGCCTTGAGCCATTCAAATTCCTGATGCAGGACAAGCGATTTGTCGACGTCCCCAAGATTCTCGAAACACCGAAGCTGGACGATCAAGAGGGTAACGACAGGCGCAATCTCGATATTCTCCGCAGTTTCGCGAAGTAG
- the ychF gene encoding redox-regulated ATPase YchF, which yields MIIGIIGLPQSGKTTLFNVLCGTHQETGGYTAKGEVHHGVVKVPDARLGVLAEIYKPKKITHAEIEWMDVAGFTGDTSDRARVDTEIPNAIREAFAIAHVVRAFDDPKLPHPAGSVDPERDIKAVEDELIFSDLVGAEKRLEKVERHLKVSPDDTLRREKAVLEKCLEQLNTEKPLREVEFTPDEQKAIKGFQFLSIKPVLIILNIGENRLPDRAAIQKQFAPYDEKQWCAVEVISAKVQSELAELDPDDRKVFMDDLGITGFALDRIVGKSYELLGLISYLTGGDKEVHAWTINRGTTAVKAAGVIHKDFEKGFIKAEIVAYDKLVEAGSEAEAKKHGWMRLEGKEYIVKDGDVIFFRFNV from the coding sequence ATGATAATCGGCATAATCGGGCTTCCTCAATCGGGTAAGACCACACTGTTCAATGTGCTCTGCGGGACACATCAGGAGACAGGCGGCTACACTGCCAAAGGCGAAGTTCACCACGGTGTGGTCAAAGTTCCCGATGCGCGCCTGGGCGTTCTGGCTGAAATCTACAAGCCGAAAAAGATTACACACGCTGAAATAGAATGGATGGATGTCGCCGGTTTCACCGGAGATACGTCGGACCGTGCCCGAGTCGATACCGAAATTCCGAACGCCATTCGCGAGGCGTTCGCGATTGCCCATGTTGTCAGGGCATTCGATGATCCAAAGCTTCCGCATCCGGCTGGATCGGTCGATCCCGAGCGGGACATCAAAGCAGTCGAAGACGAACTGATCTTCTCAGACCTTGTCGGTGCAGAGAAGCGTCTTGAAAAAGTGGAGAGGCATCTGAAGGTTTCTCCCGATGATACCCTGCGCCGCGAGAAAGCGGTGTTGGAGAAATGCCTTGAGCAGTTGAATACTGAAAAGCCATTGCGCGAGGTCGAATTCACTCCCGACGAGCAGAAGGCAATCAAGGGATTCCAGTTTCTCAGTATCAAACCGGTGCTTATAATCCTCAACATCGGCGAGAATCGCCTGCCGGATCGTGCAGCCATACAGAAACAATTCGCACCATACGATGAAAAGCAGTGGTGTGCGGTCGAAGTGATCTCGGCGAAAGTCCAGAGCGAGCTTGCGGAACTCGATCCGGACGACCGCAAAGTATTCATGGATGATCTCGGAATCACCGGCTTTGCGCTGGATCGCATAGTTGGCAAGTCGTATGAATTGCTCGGATTGATATCATACTTGACCGGCGGTGACAAAGAGGTGCATGCCTGGACGATAAATCGCGGGACGACCGCTGTGAAGGCTGCCGGTGTGATACACAAAGACTTCGAGAAGGGCTTCATCAAAGCAGAAATAGTGGCGTACGACAAACTTGTCGAAGCCGGTTCCGAAGCTGAAGCCAAAAAACATGGCTGGATGCGCCTTGAAGGCAAAGAATACATCGTCAAAGATGGCGATGTGATATTCTTCCGGTTTAATGTGTAG